The sequence GATCGCCAGGCGCTTGAGCTGGTCGATCTCCTCCGGATTCTTGATGAACTCGCGCAGCACATGCTCGACCTCTTTGTCGGCGAGCAGGGCGAACGTCTGGATCACCTGGACCTTCGTCTCCAGATCGCCGTGCTTCAGCGCCCAGAACAAGGACGAGCGGATCAGCGGATCGTTGCGCCACGTGCCGAGCTGCCCGGTCTGGATCTGCTCTTTCATGATCCGGAACTGCTCCTGAAACGGGATGTGATACTGGTAGGACACCGGGTCGATCTTGCCGCCCCGTGCGATCGCTTCGTTCACTTTGTTCAAATAATACACCGGCGTCTCCGAATCGGGATCGAGCGTCTGGATCTCCGCCCAGACCTTTTTCGCTTTTTCCAAAAAACCGAGGTTGGCTGCCGATGCCGCCACGCAGTGCAAGAGCGCCGTATCGGTGCGGTCGCCCCAGCGCAGCAGTTGGCGGAACAGGCGGTAGGCGGTGGAATGCTCGCCCAAAATGCCCATCGTCGTCGCCAGCTTATATGTATGGTCAAAATACAGCGGGTACAGCTTGCGCAGCCCTTCGAGGATCTCCTGCAGCTGCGGCCCGTTGCCTAAATGCTGATGAAACACCGCCAAGTTGCATAAGGCGTGCACGTTCGAAGGGTCGCGCTCCAGCACTTCGGTCGCGATCTCGATCGCCTTGTCGATGTCGCCTTGGTAGTAGTAAGCGAGGGACAGGTTGTTGCGCGGCGCCGTCGAGTCCGGCTGCTGCTCCACCGCTTTTTCCAGAAAGGCGGACGCTTCCAAGAACTTGCCCTCTTCGAGCAGCTTGCGCGCCGTGTCGTGCCCGCCGGAGTTGTCGTCCTGCTGCTTGCGCTCCTGAAACACTTTACCGCCGCCAAACTCCTGCACGAGGATCTGCAGCATCTCCTCCGCGTCTTCAGCGAATTCGCCGCGCGGGTCGAGCTCCAGATAGCGGGTGACATGCTCTTCCGCATGTTCATAATCGCCGAGGTTGGCGCAGTTGTTGGCCATGTAAAAATGGCATTCCACCTGATCCGGATCGATCTCTTTCAAGATCTTCTGCAAAATCAGGTTCGATTCCTCAAATTCGCCCAACTCGGAGAGGACGCCTGCCAGATTGCAGTGGTTGACCGGATTATCAGGCTCCAGCTCCGCTGCTTTCCGAAAATTTTTCAACGCGTTTTTCAGGTCGTGACGATCCAGATAGTGCACCGCCCGCTCAAAGAAGAAGGCGGCGTCCACTTGGAATGGAATGACATTGTTATGATGGGTGCGTAGTTTCTCTTCCTGGCTTTTCGGCTTATCCACAGGCGTCACCTCCCGAGTCCTGTCTAATTTTTCACTAGTATATCACATTCGCCCTGATTCCAGCGACAGCGAGGAGATCGAGCGGTTGGTGTGGATGCGGTCGATCGCTTCAGCGAACAGCGGGGCGGCGGAGATCACTTTCAGCTTCGGCAGCTCTTCGCGGCGCAGGATCGGCATCGTGTCGGTGACGACCACTTCCTTGATCATCGGGTGATTGAGCCGCTCGTGCGCCGGGTGCGAAAAGATCGCATGCGTCGCACAGAGAATGCCCTCCGGCTTTGCTCCGTTCTCCGCCAGCCCCTCGATGACTTTGACCAGTGTGCCGCCCGTGTCGATCATGTCTTCAATGATGATCGGCACTTTGCCTTTCACGTCGCCGATGACGTGGGTGATCTCCGCTTCATTATGTTTCGGCCGGCGCTTGTTCATCAGCGCCACAGGCAGGTCGAGATAGGTGGCCAGCCGCTCCGCCGTCTTGGCACGTCCGGCGTCCGGCGAGACGATGATCGCGTTGCTCAGGTCTTTGCCGCGCAGGTAGTCGGCGATCAGATCGAGCGCCGTCATGTGATCGACCGGGATGTTGAAGAAGCCTTGGATCGCCGGAGCGTGCAGATCCATCGTGATCACCCGCTCGGCCCCGACGGTGGTCAGCACGTCGGCGAGCAATTTGGCAGTGATCGGCTCGCGCGGCTGATCTTGCTTTTCCTGACGTGCATAACCGTAGTACGGCAAAATCACATTAATCATGCCGGCCGATGACCGCTTCAGCGCGTCGATCATCACCAGCAGCTCGACAAAGTGGTCGTTGACGGGATGGCAAAAGGATTGAAACACGTACACGTCCGCCCCGCGCACGCTCTCCCCGATCGACACGTACGTCTCGCCGCTCTGGAAGCGCGACAGCTTGGCTTCACCCAGCGGCACCCCCAGCATCCGGCAGACCGCTTTGGCCAGCTCCGGATTGGACGAGCCGGAGAAGATCTTCACATCATCAACAGGTCGCTTCACAGCACACACTCCTCAAAATGTGATCTGGCTTACAGCTTCGAAATCAGTTTAGACTTACTCTAAGTATAGAATCATTACAGGTTACAAGATGAGACAAACGAGGAGGAATTCACAATGGCATACGAAATCAAAGGCACCAAAACGGCAGACAACCTGAAAACCGCATTTGCAGGCGAATCGCAAGCGAACCGCCGCTACCTGTTCTTCGCGGAGAAAGCGGACGCAGAAGGCGCCGTGGAAGTAGCAGAGCTGTTCCGCGCCATCGCCAACGGCGAAACCAAGCACGCATTCGGCCACTTCGACGCGCTGCGCAACAACGGCGAAGGCGACCCGGTGACCGGCCTGCCGGTAAACAACGCGAAAGAGATGCTGGCTTCTGCCATCGCTGGCGAAACCTACGAATACACCGAAATGTACCCGGGCTTTGCGAAAACCGCTCGTGACGAAGGCTTCGACGAAATCGGCGAGTGGATGGAAGTCATGGCGAAAGCGGAACGCGTGCACGCACAGCGCTTCCAGAAATTGCTCGACTCCCTCGAAGCGTAAGGATCGCGTACCGCACCGCCCTGTACATCATACGTTCAGGGCGGGCGCTTCATCATCATGACCAGAGAACCGGAGGTGGATTTTTTATGACAACAGCATTGATTAGCAAAAGCGACATCGTGGCGCTCCCGACGTACCGTCAAGGCCGCGACGAATATGTCAAAAAGATGATCCAGTACAAGAAGGCCCGCCGTGTGCGTTTCAACAACGACATCTCGCTCTTGTTCGAAAACAAAAACACGGTGATGTTCCAAATCCAGGAGCTCTTGCACAATGAGGATCTGACCGACCCGAAAGAGATCAACGAGTACATCGAGATCTACTCGGGGATGGTGCCGGGCGAAAACGAACTGTCGGCGACCTTGTTCATCGAAACGGATGAGCAGGCGGCGCTGACCGAGCTTTTGACCAAGCTGAAGGGCATTGAACATCACCTCTTCCTGGTCGTGAACGGTGAAAAGATGCAAGCTGTGTTCGAAGAGGAGCACGACGACCGCGAGTTCACCACCTCGGTGCACTACCTCAAGTTCCCGCTGACGGGCACCGCGATCGCCTACATCACCAACGGCTCCTATGAGCACGAAGACGTGCAGATCGTCCTCGACCACCCGCACATGAACGTGACGATCCCGCTTACGGCCGACACGCTGGAGTCGCTGGCGAAAGATCTGACCTGACAAGAATTGGGTCGCGCGCAATACTATTGCTCACGCCCGCTGCCTTCCTTCGGCAGTGGGCGTTTTTGCTACACATGGATGCGGGCAGACTGTCCACACTACCTAGCAGGAGGTGGTCAGGCTTGCTTACGTTTACCAGCTTTCTTTTGATCTCCCTTGTCCTTTTCGGAGCCTTTTACGCCTGGTATTGGTACGTGCACCGCAATGGCGTATACAACGCAGCCAAGGCGGACAGAGGCGACACGCTCGCCAACTTGGAAGGCACCGACCGCTATCGTCCGACCTCGTCGCCCGGCAATCCGAACCGGTTCGCGATGACCGAGTTTGGCGAGATCGGCCAGCAGGAAGACGAGACGGGAAGCAAACAGCAGCAGCAGCGCCCGATCACCGATCCGCACCGTCTGCTGCCGGCGCCGCACCTGCAGTCCCGCCTGAGCGGGATGGACACCGAGTTCTCCGAACTCCCGTCCGCCAAGTTCGAACAGCTGCCCGACCAGTTGCCGGTCGTCGACGACACGGTGGAGTTCCGGCAGCAGCAGAACAGCATGCAGTCCCAGCGCGACAGCAGATAGCCGAAAAACCCCTTCGCCGTCAGCCGGTGAAGGGGTTTTTCTCGATGGGAAACGATCAGTTGCGCCCTTCCACGTACACCTGTTTCAGATCGTACAGGAATCCGAAGGAATGCGTCGCCAGCCCTTTTACATAGGGCTTGGTCAGATAGGACTTGTTGTTGAAATAGAGCGGCACGACCGGCATGTCATCCAGCAGCAAGGTTTCCGCCTGACT comes from Tumebacillus sp. BK434 and encodes:
- a CDS encoding tetratricopeptide repeat protein; translated protein: MDKPKSQEEKLRTHHNNVIPFQVDAAFFFERAVHYLDRHDLKNALKNFRKAAELEPDNPVNHCNLAGVLSELGEFEESNLILQKILKEIDPDQVECHFYMANNCANLGDYEHAEEHVTRYLELDPRGEFAEDAEEMLQILVQEFGGGKVFQERKQQDDNSGGHDTARKLLEEGKFLEASAFLEKAVEQQPDSTAPRNNLSLAYYYQGDIDKAIEIATEVLERDPSNVHALCNLAVFHQHLGNGPQLQEILEGLRKLYPLYFDHTYKLATTMGILGEHSTAYRLFRQLLRWGDRTDTALLHCVAASAANLGFLEKAKKVWAEIQTLDPDSETPVYYLNKVNEAIARGGKIDPVSYQYHIPFQEQFRIMKEQIQTGQLGTWRNDPLIRSSLFWALKHGDLETKVQVIQTFALLADKEVEHVLREFIKNPEEIDQLKRLAIYVLRHIGAEGPFQAHLDKEEVLLRVQSLPQDDLLTLQPEWQEVLDRVFSALDPAHGEAARHIAHDLWTGYLNRVFHAPPRIVKIANWAAALEYAVLRKLGVKATQAEVAAKHGVAPGAVSKIYRLLMQPAKSGEDV
- a CDS encoding ribose-phosphate pyrophosphokinase, whose product is MKRPVDDVKIFSGSSNPELAKAVCRMLGVPLGEAKLSRFQSGETYVSIGESVRGADVYVFQSFCHPVNDHFVELLVMIDALKRSSAGMINVILPYYGYARQEKQDQPREPITAKLLADVLTTVGAERVITMDLHAPAIQGFFNIPVDHMTALDLIADYLRGKDLSNAIIVSPDAGRAKTAERLATYLDLPVALMNKRRPKHNEAEITHVIGDVKGKVPIIIEDMIDTGGTLVKVIEGLAENGAKPEGILCATHAIFSHPAHERLNHPMIKEVVVTDTMPILRREELPKLKVISAAPLFAEAIDRIHTNRSISSLSLESGRM
- a CDS encoding rubrerythrin family protein, which gives rise to MAYEIKGTKTADNLKTAFAGESQANRRYLFFAEKADAEGAVEVAELFRAIANGETKHAFGHFDALRNNGEGDPVTGLPVNNAKEMLASAIAGETYEYTEMYPGFAKTARDEGFDEIGEWMEVMAKAERVHAQRFQKLLDSLEA
- a CDS encoding DUF3501 family protein — protein: MTTALISKSDIVALPTYRQGRDEYVKKMIQYKKARRVRFNNDISLLFENKNTVMFQIQELLHNEDLTDPKEINEYIEIYSGMVPGENELSATLFIETDEQAALTELLTKLKGIEHHLFLVVNGEKMQAVFEEEHDDREFTTSVHYLKFPLTGTAIAYITNGSYEHEDVQIVLDHPHMNVTIPLTADTLESLAKDLT